A DNA window from Pithys albifrons albifrons isolate INPA30051 chromosome 7, PitAlb_v1, whole genome shotgun sequence contains the following coding sequences:
- the LOC139673821 gene encoding uncharacterized protein: protein MWALSLGSIRTILYNLLAFCWYKFTPKGVAGLSLINKSMSKTQIAAIIIEFLLWIYGAMNSVPVGLIWMVFSRLFSCPNLKCYLWGFSDNGIDPWEGTQGSVFSQPFTHSPLRFATMAFEKLKVSLDARDILLFVASLQACVIMACLMFGGRARAFWECTQRPSPAQGEKEESKSPDVTVKGEQQESKTPDVTVKGEKEENKTPDVTVKGEKEDNKTPDATVTQDGAKSESGSKPMVSVLIQKRKYKTKPARPEDDEGAAAPSQQADPEPEIITESLSFDNLRSLRKDIARHPGEPIPTWLIRVWDLMGETLQLDGAEARFLGALAQDVAIEQVFVRESKPLSLWARLLTSVRETLVYGEILQEHHMKKTWKTMEEGILRLREMAVMDVLFGRGGQTNNDPDKVRCTPYMWWILSRTGPAEYTEFLASIYREENQETVGAVANKLWIYEGMTHSPMQARISAVETLVAEVKNEQRKLREEMREIREEIKESLQVAPVPFRTWKVRARRPPAREREQASLTEMSYFLAKHEINFL from the coding sequence ATGTGGGCACTGAGTTTAGGGtccatcaggaccatcctgtacaatttattggctttttgttggtacaaattcacGCCAAAGGGCGTGGCAGGTTTAAGTCTCATTAACAAGTCAATGAGTAAAACCCAAATAGctgcaattattattgagttcttactctggatttatggtgctatGAATTCAGTGCCTGTGGGTCTCATTTGGATGGTGTTCtcaaggctgttttcctgccctaACCTAAAGTGTTACCTCTGGGGGTTTAGTGACAATGGTAttgacccttgggaaggaacacaggggagtgttttctcccaacccttcaCCCATTCCCCTCTCAGGTTTGCTACAATGGCTTTTGAGAAGCTCAAAGTCTctctggatgccagagatatcttgctctttgtGGCAAGTCTGCAAGCTTGTGTCATTATGGCCTGTCTCATGTTTGGAGGTAGGGCCAGGGCTTTTTGGGAGTGCACTCagaggcccagcccagcacagggggaaaaagaagagagtaaaagccctgatgtcacagtgaagggggaaCAGCAAGAGAGTAAAAcccctgatgtcacagtgaagggggaaaaggaggagaataaaacccctgatgtcacagtgaagggggaaaaggaagacaataaaacccctgatgccacagtgacaCAGGATGGGGCTAAATCAGAATCAGGATCCAAACCAATGGTAAGTGTCcttatccagaaaaggaaatataagaccaaaccAGCCCGTCCAGAGGatgatgagggggctgctgcaccttcacagcaagcagacccagagcctgagatcatcactgagtcattgtcatttgataatctccgtagtttgcggaaagacattgctcgacacccgggcgAGCCCATCCCaacttggttgatccgagtttgggacctcatgggtgaaaccttacaactggatggtgctgaagccaggtttttgggggctctggcccaggatgtggctattgaacaggtttttgtgagggaatcaaagcccctttcactctgggcacgacttctaacgagtgtaagagagacGCTGGTTTAtggagaaatcctgcaggaacatcacatgaagaagacttggaagaccatggaagaaggaattttacgtctgagggagatggcagtgatggacgtgctttttggaaggggtgggcaaaccaataatgaccctgacaaggtcagatgcacaccataCATGTGGTGGATCCTTTCACGCacggggccagctgaatacaccgagTTCCTGGCATCCATCTacagggaagagaaccaagaaacagtgggcgctgtagcaaataaactctggatatatgaaggcatgacccacagcccaatgcaggcccgtatttctgctgtagagacattggttgcaGAGGTAAAGAATGAGCAAAGGAAACTTAGAGAGGAGATGAGAGAGATTAGAGAAGAGATCAAGGAAAgcctccaagtggcaccagtgccatTCAGAACCTGGAaggtcagagccagacgccccccagctAGAGAAAGGGAACAGGCCTCATTAACTGAGATGTCGTatttcctggccaaacatgagATAAATTTCCTGTAA